From Agrobacterium tumefaciens, a single genomic window includes:
- a CDS encoding carbohydrate ABC transporter permease, with the protein MSGNRNAIGFLTRTRRPGRVDLTDILSWVWLIGGTLAVLVPVVWAAMSSMKPEAEITRFPPSLLPRTAVQVEVQGYDKPLSLWNVTINGEAHEMAMVRRIGIKAQMVDPKAPGEPVSVDTREISPVQRLTIATENFTDPLTQFSFLTFLKNSVFVTTVATILTLIVNAMAAFALSKYKFRGDKAIFVLIISTMMIPLTVVMVPAYLVVVGVGLVDNLWGVIIPTVATPTGVFLLRQYMLTIPDELIEAARVDAASEFRIFWRIILPLTAPALAVLAIFSVLWRWNDFLWPLIVLSSRENFTLQVGLNSFQGEFSVQWHYILAMTFLSLAPVTLVFLFLQRYITTGIAGTGMK; encoded by the coding sequence ATGTCCGGCAATCGCAACGCAATCGGGTTCCTCACCAGAACCCGCCGCCCGGGACGGGTCGACCTGACCGACATCCTCTCCTGGGTTTGGCTGATCGGCGGGACCCTGGCCGTCCTCGTCCCCGTGGTGTGGGCCGCCATGTCCTCGATGAAACCGGAAGCGGAAATCACCCGTTTTCCGCCAAGCCTCCTGCCGCGCACCGCAGTTCAGGTTGAGGTTCAGGGTTATGACAAACCGTTGAGCCTCTGGAACGTCACCATCAATGGTGAGGCGCATGAAATGGCGATGGTCCGCCGCATCGGCATCAAGGCTCAGATGGTCGATCCGAAGGCGCCCGGTGAGCCTGTCAGCGTCGACACACGCGAAATTTCGCCGGTCCAGCGCCTGACCATTGCAACCGAAAACTTCACTGACCCCCTCACGCAGTTCAGCTTTCTGACCTTTCTCAAGAACTCCGTCTTCGTCACGACAGTGGCAACGATCCTCACCCTGATCGTCAACGCCATGGCAGCCTTCGCGCTTTCGAAATACAAGTTCCGTGGCGACAAGGCGATTTTCGTGCTGATCATCTCGACCATGATGATCCCGCTCACCGTCGTCATGGTGCCCGCTTATCTGGTGGTTGTCGGTGTTGGTCTCGTGGACAATCTCTGGGGCGTCATCATTCCGACCGTCGCCACGCCGACAGGTGTTTTCCTGCTACGACAATATATGCTGACTATTCCAGATGAGTTGATCGAGGCGGCTCGCGTCGATGCTGCCAGTGAGTTCAGGATTTTCTGGCGTATCATCTTGCCTTTGACCGCACCGGCACTTGCAGTGCTTGCGATCTTCTCGGTTCTATGGCGCTGGAACGACTTTCTCTGGCCGTTGATCGTGCTTTCCAGCCGCGAGAACTTCACGTTGCAGGTAGGCCTCAATTCGTTCCAGGGCGAATTCTCGGTTCAATGGCACTATATTCTCGCCATGACCTTCCTCAGCCTTGCGCCTGTTACGCTCGTGTTCCTGTTCCTGCAGCGTTACATCACCACCGGTATTGCCGGGACGGGAATGAAATAA
- a CDS encoding glycoside hydrolase family 105 protein yields the protein MNQTQTNNDALKTTIDKVAVAFSRLKGIQEGLVNGSADGKIQFDEWDWEVGVGLYGFLRRALAANDSKAIDDLVTWYSWQIERGIPPRQINSSAPMLPLVILTEYVDRPDFRALVEDWADWLVHKLPKTEDGGFQHVVKERLNDGELWDDTLFMACLFLARAGVVCKRQDWIDEAVYQFVIHARYLSDPVTGLWYHGWTFNGRHNFANAFWARGNSWITVAIPELFELVPSLAGKDKRFLANVLASQVKSLRRFQREDGMFHTLLDDPTSPVETSATAGIAYGILRGIEAGILSNDNRPLADDALKAVLGNIDADGVVHGVSDGTPMGHDLDFYRRIPNLPTPYGQALTMLLLIDVSLEEDKAA from the coding sequence ATGAACCAGACACAGACGAATAACGACGCCCTGAAGACCACAATAGACAAGGTCGCGGTCGCCTTCAGCCGCCTCAAGGGCATTCAGGAGGGCTTGGTCAATGGCAGTGCCGACGGCAAGATCCAGTTCGATGAGTGGGACTGGGAGGTCGGCGTCGGCCTTTACGGCTTCCTGCGCCGGGCATTGGCAGCGAACGACAGCAAGGCGATTGATGACCTCGTCACATGGTATAGCTGGCAGATCGAGCGCGGTATTCCGCCACGCCAGATCAACAGCTCCGCACCGATGCTGCCCTTGGTCATCCTGACCGAATATGTCGACCGGCCGGATTTCCGTGCTCTCGTCGAGGACTGGGCAGACTGGCTGGTCCACAAATTGCCGAAGACCGAAGACGGTGGATTTCAGCATGTCGTCAAGGAGCGACTGAATGACGGCGAACTGTGGGATGACACGCTCTTTATGGCATGCCTGTTTCTCGCCCGTGCCGGCGTTGTCTGCAAGCGGCAGGACTGGATCGACGAGGCGGTCTACCAGTTCGTCATTCACGCCCGTTATCTGTCCGACCCTGTCACGGGCCTCTGGTACCACGGCTGGACCTTCAATGGCCGTCACAACTTTGCCAACGCCTTCTGGGCACGTGGCAATTCCTGGATTACGGTCGCCATCCCGGAACTTTTCGAACTCGTGCCTTCACTGGCAGGGAAGGACAAACGGTTCCTGGCAAATGTTCTGGCCAGCCAGGTGAAATCCTTGCGCCGGTTTCAGCGCGAGGACGGCATGTTCCACACGCTCCTCGATGACCCGACGTCACCGGTCGAAACCTCGGCAACCGCCGGGATCGCCTATGGCATCCTGCGCGGTATCGAGGCGGGCATCCTCAGCAATGACAATCGTCCCCTTGCAGACGATGCTTTGAAGGCAGTGCTTGGCAATATCGATGCCGATGGCGTCGTCCACGGTGTCTCGGATGGGACGCCGATGGGACATGACCTCGATTTCTACCGCCGCATTCCAAATCTGCCGACGCCCTACGGACAGGCTTTGACGATGCTCCTCCTGATCGACGTCTCCCTTGAAGAGGACAAGGCAGCATGA
- a CDS encoding sugar ABC transporter permease, which yields MAAPNISGIADRALEAAMALIERPLNGIERVIGRKRMPYLFLMPNLVLFGIFTFLPIAIAVGYAFTGGTELLISDRPFVGLDNFSKLLDCTSYMDPGSCRESLFWTAIWNTLWFVAFNVIATLFVALVTALILNRAIAARGFFRAMFFYPVLLSPVVIGLIWKWFLDRNGLLNAFFQMLGVPPEIFLLDVGWSRFFVVVVSVWFHMGFYTLILLAGLQAIPKDLYEAAAIDAASPRRTLFRITLPLLGPNLLVVLILLMIRSVQIFDEAWVLTNGGGPGTANTFVVQYIYQMAFGSDLRLFGLASAASVLMGLVLLILTLVQLRLGKKMES from the coding sequence ATGGCTGCTCCCAATATATCAGGAATTGCCGATCGGGCCCTTGAAGCGGCAATGGCGCTGATCGAGCGCCCGCTCAACGGTATAGAAAGGGTGATCGGCAGAAAGCGCATGCCGTACCTCTTCCTGATGCCAAACCTCGTCCTTTTTGGCATCTTCACATTCCTGCCGATCGCAATCGCCGTCGGTTACGCCTTTACAGGCGGCACCGAGCTTCTGATATCGGATCGTCCCTTCGTCGGTCTCGACAATTTCAGCAAATTGCTGGATTGCACGAGCTACATGGACCCGGGAAGCTGCCGTGAATCGCTCTTCTGGACGGCGATCTGGAACACGCTGTGGTTTGTTGCCTTCAATGTCATCGCGACCCTTTTCGTGGCCCTGGTCACGGCGCTGATCCTCAACCGGGCGATTGCCGCGCGCGGTTTCTTCCGGGCAATGTTCTTCTACCCCGTTTTGCTTTCGCCTGTAGTCATCGGCCTGATCTGGAAGTGGTTCCTCGATCGTAACGGGCTGCTCAATGCGTTCTTCCAGATGCTCGGCGTTCCCCCTGAGATTTTCCTTCTGGACGTCGGCTGGTCGCGCTTCTTTGTCGTCGTTGTATCTGTCTGGTTCCATATGGGCTTTTACACACTGATCCTGCTGGCTGGCCTTCAGGCCATTCCAAAAGATCTTTATGAAGCGGCCGCGATTGATGCTGCCTCGCCACGGCGCACTCTTTTTCGGATCACGTTACCGCTGCTCGGGCCCAACCTTCTTGTCGTGCTGATCCTTCTCATGATCCGCTCGGTACAGATCTTCGATGAGGCCTGGGTGCTGACCAATGGAGGCGGGCCCGGTACCGCCAACACCTTTGTCGTTCAATATATCTACCAGATGGCATTCGGCAGCGATCTGAGGCTGTTTGGCCTTGCCTCCGCCGCGTCCGTGCTGATGGGCCTTGTGCTCCTCATCCTGACACTCGTGCAGCTACGCCTCGGTAAGAAGATGGAGTCCTGA
- a CDS encoding glycoside hydrolase family 28 protein yields the protein MNRPAFDILSTGSEATDEIQTAIDNVSNAGGGRVTLKAGRHITSGLTLKSGVELHLEEGAVLAPLPDYEAYRSTSVSVIAESSDRGMIVAKNAHDIAITGPGAIEAGGEHFIIGDDQAMGTWIPAALRPRVVVFEGCSNVRLEYLDVTGSPMWSLHMIDCEDILFKNVTVTNDRRLPNTDGIVLDACRRAVIEDCRIFTADDGVVLKTSAGPDGEAVGRCEDIIVRRCDVSSMSCALKLGTESFGDFANITFEDCRITQSNRALGLFSRDGGALSNIRFARIDVDCQETPGGFWGSGEALTVTVVDRRPERPAGKVENLTVEDLTGRMEGAINMVSVSEAGIHNVKLERVRLSQEKGKLGTGTQYDIRPTNADLAPSPEAAGRANAWTCDEDGKIVGLEDYPGGMPGIYLEGVHGFSAESVDITRTMPLPEGWNAEELVEAANSPEGSR from the coding sequence ATGAACAGGCCGGCCTTCGACATCTTATCGACCGGCAGCGAGGCTACCGACGAAATCCAGACGGCAATCGATAACGTTAGCAACGCTGGCGGCGGACGCGTCACACTCAAAGCTGGACGCCACATCACCTCTGGCCTGACATTGAAGAGTGGCGTCGAGTTGCATCTTGAAGAAGGCGCGGTTCTCGCCCCCCTTCCCGATTATGAGGCTTATCGATCAACCTCCGTATCCGTGATTGCCGAAAGCTCTGACCGCGGCATGATCGTTGCGAAGAACGCGCACGATATCGCCATCACCGGCCCCGGCGCCATTGAGGCCGGCGGCGAGCATTTCATTATCGGCGATGATCAGGCCATGGGGACCTGGATCCCGGCGGCCCTTCGCCCGCGTGTCGTGGTTTTCGAGGGATGCAGCAATGTGCGCCTTGAATACCTCGATGTGACGGGATCGCCTATGTGGTCGCTCCACATGATCGATTGTGAAGACATTCTCTTCAAAAATGTCACTGTTACCAACGATCGCCGCCTGCCCAACACCGATGGCATCGTACTTGATGCATGCCGTCGGGCGGTGATTGAGGATTGCAGGATATTCACGGCAGACGACGGCGTGGTGCTGAAGACCAGCGCCGGGCCGGATGGAGAGGCCGTCGGGCGCTGCGAAGACATCATCGTTCGCCGATGCGATGTTTCAAGCATGAGCTGCGCGCTGAAGCTCGGCACCGAATCCTTCGGTGATTTCGCCAATATCACCTTTGAAGATTGCAGGATTACGCAATCCAACCGGGCACTTGGCCTGTTCTCGCGCGACGGCGGCGCACTCAGCAATATCCGGTTTGCGCGGATTGATGTGGACTGCCAGGAAACGCCAGGCGGTTTCTGGGGATCAGGGGAAGCCTTGACGGTCACTGTTGTCGATCGCAGGCCGGAGCGACCGGCAGGAAAGGTCGAAAATCTGACCGTCGAGGATCTGACCGGCCGCATGGAAGGTGCGATCAATATGGTCTCCGTTTCTGAAGCAGGTATCCACAACGTCAAGCTTGAGCGGGTTCGCCTCTCGCAGGAAAAGGGCAAGCTTGGAACGGGTACGCAATACGACATTCGCCCCACCAATGCCGATCTCGCCCCAAGCCCAGAGGCGGCAGGACGGGCCAATGCCTGGACATGCGATGAGGACGGCAAGATTGTCGGGCTCGAAGACTACCCTGGCGGAATGCCAGGTATTTATCTCGAAGGCGTGCACGGCTTTTCCGCTGAAAGCGTCGACATCACAAGAACAATGCCCTTGCCAGAGGGCTGGAATGCAGAAGAGCTCGTCGAAGCGGCGAACTCGCCTGAAGGGAGCAGGTAA
- the ugpC gene encoding sn-glycerol-3-phosphate ABC transporter ATP-binding protein UgpC, with amino-acid sequence MGSLKLANLNKAFGAVHVLHDIDLDINDGEFVVFVGPSGCGKSTLLRIIAGLEDISSGNISISDRDVSALSPAERKIAMVFQSYALYPHMSVRKNLAFGLENLRFKRAEIESRINEAARMLAIEPYLDRKPRQLSGGQRQRVAIGRAIVREPDIFLFDEPLSNLDAALRVQTRAEITRLHRDIKTTMIYVTHDQVEAMTMADKIVVLRAGRVEQVGSPLELFDNPRNLFVAGFLGSPRMNIIKGRVVTSSDGTIAIDAGYGAPLPCLVDPSAVTVGQKVMAGIRPSHFAISQDGGLPFEVQYYESLGTETYIYGNLQGQKDPIIIHQAGHFAPVSGSVLKIAPARERVHVFDPVTELALPRLADKGRG; translated from the coding sequence ATGGGAAGTCTTAAACTTGCAAACCTCAACAAGGCATTTGGTGCCGTACATGTTCTCCATGACATCGATCTCGACATCAACGACGGGGAGTTCGTTGTGTTCGTCGGCCCGTCGGGCTGCGGAAAATCGACGCTTCTGCGCATCATTGCCGGCCTTGAGGACATTTCATCGGGGAATATTTCGATCAGCGACCGTGATGTGAGCGCGCTTTCACCAGCCGAGCGGAAGATCGCCATGGTTTTCCAATCCTATGCGCTTTATCCGCATATGAGCGTCCGCAAAAACCTTGCCTTCGGCCTCGAAAATCTTCGTTTCAAACGCGCCGAAATCGAAAGCCGGATCAACGAAGCAGCCCGCATGCTGGCAATCGAGCCCTATCTCGACCGCAAGCCGCGTCAGCTCTCCGGGGGCCAGCGCCAGCGCGTTGCGATCGGTCGTGCCATTGTGCGAGAACCGGATATCTTCCTGTTCGATGAACCGCTTTCCAACCTCGATGCGGCGTTGCGCGTCCAGACACGTGCCGAAATCACCAGGCTGCACCGCGACATCAAAACGACGATGATCTACGTCACCCACGACCAGGTCGAAGCCATGACAATGGCTGACAAGATCGTGGTCCTGCGTGCCGGACGCGTCGAACAGGTCGGCAGCCCGCTCGAACTTTTCGACAATCCACGCAATCTTTTTGTGGCCGGTTTCCTCGGATCGCCGCGCATGAACATCATCAAGGGACGTGTGGTGACATCAAGCGATGGCACGATAGCAATCGATGCGGGTTATGGCGCACCCTTGCCTTGCCTTGTCGACCCTTCCGCCGTGACGGTTGGTCAGAAGGTTATGGCCGGTATCAGGCCATCGCATTTTGCCATTTCACAGGATGGCGGCCTGCCGTTCGAGGTTCAGTACTACGAGAGCCTCGGGACAGAAACCTATATCTACGGTAACCTTCAAGGCCAGAAGGATCCGATCATCATTCATCAGGCAGGTCACTTCGCCCCTGTATCCGGTTCCGTCCTGAAGATCGCCCCGGCGCGTGAACGCGTCCATGTCTTCGATCCGGTCACGGAACTGGCCTTGCCGCGCCTTGCCGACAAGGGGAGAGGTTAG
- a CDS encoding LacI family transcriptional regulator gives MRVDRKPTLKDVAREANVSLSTASHAINGTAPLTVEVRERVLEAARSLGYLENRRQKATIATLRVVLLAMTNDAAPQSDLNMVSWTMLNGFRRECERRGIRIVPFVSASNRLDPAEVGEVAAASNVDGIVVLNDDRQELVQALAALHKPVVLINGEDPAMVVDTVTAENRFGARLGIEHLLSLGHRKVLHITWKGRTTIRRRYDGYSDAFFAAGLPVPADMIVEAESYEPECGERTIQALLQENPPLRNATAVFCAADNLALGCLKALTEAGLRVPEDVSVLGFDDIMPATFSAPPLSTIQLPADRLGGAALSLLEQRLVAADPSRPAHRLELGCRLILRGSIAPPPK, from the coding sequence ATGAGGGTCGATAGGAAACCGACACTCAAGGATGTTGCGCGTGAGGCGAATGTTTCGCTGAGCACGGCGTCCCACGCCATCAACGGAACAGCACCGCTGACAGTAGAGGTTCGCGAGCGCGTCCTTGAGGCTGCCCGCTCTCTCGGTTATCTCGAAAACCGGAGACAGAAAGCAACCATTGCGACTTTGCGTGTCGTGCTCTTGGCAATGACCAATGACGCAGCGCCCCAAAGCGATCTCAACATGGTAAGCTGGACCATGCTGAATGGTTTTCGGCGTGAATGCGAAAGGCGCGGAATTCGCATCGTACCCTTCGTCAGTGCGAGCAACCGGCTCGATCCAGCCGAGGTGGGAGAGGTTGCTGCGGCCTCAAATGTCGATGGTATCGTCGTCTTGAACGACGACCGTCAGGAACTCGTCCAGGCACTGGCTGCATTGCACAAGCCCGTCGTCCTCATCAATGGCGAGGACCCGGCCATGGTCGTCGATACGGTGACGGCCGAAAACCGTTTTGGCGCCAGGCTCGGTATCGAGCACCTTCTGTCTCTCGGACATCGCAAGGTTCTGCACATCACCTGGAAAGGCCGCACAACAATCCGCCGCCGCTACGATGGTTATAGCGACGCGTTCTTTGCTGCAGGTCTACCCGTCCCCGCGGATATGATTGTCGAGGCAGAAAGCTACGAGCCTGAATGCGGTGAACGGACAATTCAGGCCCTCCTTCAGGAAAATCCGCCGCTGCGCAATGCGACGGCGGTCTTCTGTGCGGCAGACAATCTGGCACTCGGCTGTCTTAAGGCCCTGACGGAAGCTGGGCTTCGGGTCCCCGAGGACGTTTCCGTCCTGGGTTTTGATGACATCATGCCGGCGACTTTCAGCGCGCCGCCTTTGAGCACCATACAGCTGCCGGCCGACAGGCTCGGAGGTGCTGCCCTTTCCCTGCTCGAGCAACGACTTGTGGCTGCCGATCCGTCACGCCCGGCACACAGGCTGGAACTGGGCTGTCGTCTCATTCTCAGGGGCAGCATCGCGCCGCCCCCGAAATAG
- a CDS encoding alpha/beta hydrolase, producing the protein MMQDMGEWQPVQLPAARTFEIRSRRTGETYRVLVRLPSEPPPPSGYPTLWMLDGDASFPLIFSQPAHGLFPKTSAGDKRGLTVAIGFPGGAPFDAPARSRNYTPKPDRETGDLVSSGFGGADDFLHFLAEELRPALCERYPLDPERHTLFGFSYGGLFTVHTLLHCPFYFQRYWAASPSLWFSDAMMMRRLRQDAGSLTAERVVLTVGKDEQYATHALPAGRQDHLSKRAMVDNISEAAELIRKANPTLKIELTVAADHDHFDMLLHGVRRVKAMAFGESEIDG; encoded by the coding sequence ATGATGCAAGACATGGGCGAATGGCAACCGGTTCAGCTTCCGGCTGCACGAACCTTCGAAATCCGCTCGCGGCGCACCGGTGAAACCTATCGCGTGCTTGTGCGCCTTCCATCCGAGCCACCTCCCCCATCGGGCTATCCCACCTTGTGGATGCTTGACGGCGACGCAAGCTTCCCGCTGATCTTCAGTCAACCGGCGCACGGCCTGTTTCCCAAAACGTCAGCCGGCGACAAGCGCGGTCTAACTGTTGCAATCGGCTTTCCCGGAGGCGCGCCCTTCGACGCCCCGGCAAGATCGCGCAACTACACGCCGAAACCTGATCGAGAGACGGGCGATCTTGTCTCGAGCGGATTTGGTGGCGCCGATGACTTCCTGCATTTCCTTGCAGAAGAGCTCAGACCTGCCCTTTGTGAGCGCTATCCGCTGGATCCAGAGCGGCACACGCTGTTCGGGTTTTCCTATGGTGGGCTGTTCACCGTCCATACGCTTCTCCACTGTCCATTCTATTTCCAGCGCTATTGGGCAGCCAGCCCATCGCTCTGGTTCAGCGATGCGATGATGATGCGCCGTTTAAGGCAAGATGCAGGATCGTTGACAGCAGAGCGCGTGGTTCTCACCGTTGGCAAGGATGAGCAATATGCGACACATGCCTTGCCGGCGGGGCGGCAGGATCACCTGTCAAAACGGGCCATGGTCGACAATATTTCTGAGGCTGCCGAGCTAATCCGCAAGGCCAATCCCACCTTGAAAATTGAGCTCACCGTTGCTGCCGATCACGACCATTTCGACATGCTCCTGCACGGCGTCAGGCGCGTAAAGGCGATGGCATTCGGCGAAAGCGAGATCGACGGATAA
- a CDS encoding peptidase S41, which translates to MSMIEDLEQIVKTVLPVDPSFRSIGRKELDRHIIEARERALANSKDDFLLSVMRLLALPANGHTRLIPNDAISVLPLRFVAIGTATRLLNATSEFSEAIGGELISINGVPAGEIELSAETYLAGTPQRKRVIGAILFAWPGALQRLGVWSGSDKITYKICDNTGRISELSLDAANLVPTSTFYPRNEHGKADASWLPKPYCGVKDFGQPGMLMILPSFFDPGETELSSAIVEAAERVSSRPGSPLLIDIRGNTGGDFLRTMPLIDAISRGSEDRRVGLLVDKFSFSAAVVFAAILKDRLGERLVLIGEEMGDGLTFFAEGGTIDLPSSGAVVRYSTAFHDWAGGRIDETTPAEIAQRIVSIGDLKLDHSWVANSDDTETLDRFCLKVFDSLNT; encoded by the coding sequence CTGTCCATGATCGAAGACCTAGAGCAAATTGTGAAAACGGTCCTGCCGGTTGACCCCAGCTTCCGTTCTATTGGACGCAAGGAACTGGATCGTCACATTATCGAGGCCCGTGAGAGAGCGCTCGCGAACTCGAAGGATGATTTCCTGCTTTCCGTGATGCGCCTTCTCGCACTTCCGGCGAACGGGCATACACGACTGATCCCAAACGATGCCATTTCGGTTCTCCCCCTGCGGTTCGTGGCAATCGGCACCGCCACACGCCTGCTCAATGCCACGTCAGAGTTTTCAGAGGCGATAGGGGGCGAGTTGATATCCATCAATGGTGTTCCCGCAGGCGAGATCGAACTATCTGCAGAGACATATTTGGCGGGGACACCGCAACGAAAACGCGTTATCGGCGCCATCCTTTTCGCCTGGCCAGGCGCATTGCAGCGCCTCGGCGTTTGGTCAGGTAGCGACAAGATCACGTACAAGATATGCGACAATACCGGACGGATCAGCGAACTGTCTCTCGACGCCGCAAATCTGGTTCCGACATCCACATTCTACCCGCGAAATGAGCATGGAAAAGCCGACGCATCCTGGCTGCCCAAGCCCTATTGCGGGGTCAAAGACTTCGGCCAGCCCGGCATGCTCATGATCCTCCCGAGTTTTTTCGATCCCGGAGAAACTGAACTTTCGAGTGCGATTGTCGAGGCGGCAGAACGCGTCAGTTCGCGCCCCGGCAGTCCCCTCCTCATTGACATTCGCGGAAATACCGGCGGCGACTTTCTTCGCACCATGCCTTTGATCGACGCGATCTCGCGCGGGTCTGAAGATCGCCGGGTCGGTTTGCTGGTCGACAAATTCTCCTTTTCCGCCGCGGTCGTCTTTGCCGCCATCCTGAAGGACCGTCTGGGAGAGCGGCTCGTGCTTATCGGGGAAGAAATGGGGGACGGGCTGACATTCTTTGCAGAAGGTGGAACAATCGACCTGCCTTCAAGTGGAGCGGTCGTTCGATATTCTACAGCCTTTCATGATTGGGCGGGTGGTCGCATCGACGAGACGACTCCGGCCGAGATCGCTCAACGAATTGTCTCTATCGGAGACCTAAAACTGGACCATTCCTGGGTCGCGAATTCGGATGATACTGAAACGCTCGATCGGTTCTGCCTAAAGGTTTTCGACAGTCTGAATACCTGA